Below is a genomic region from Catenuloplanes atrovinosus.
GTTCGGTCAGGAACGCGCGGACGGCCTGCTTGCTGACCACGTCCAGGCCGATCGTGGGCTCGTCCAGGAACAGCACCTCGGGGCCGTGCAGCAGCGCGGCGGTGAGCTCGCCGCGCATGCGCTGGCCGAGCGAGAGCTGCCGGACCGGCGTGTCCAGGAACTCGTCGAGTTCCAGCATGGCGCGGCAGCGGGCCAGGCGGGCGGCGTGGTCGCCGGGCGGCACCCGGTAGACGTGCCGGAGCAGGTCGAAGGACTCGCGCAGCGGCAGGTCCCACCACAGCTGGGAGCGCTGGCCGAAGACCACGCCGATGCGCAGCGCGAGCCGGATGCGCTGGCGGACCGGGACCAGGCCGCAGACCGTGACGTGGCCGCCGGACGGCATCAGCACGCCGGTCATCATCTTGAGCGTGGTGGACTTGCCGGCACCGTTCGGGCCGATGTAGCCGACCGTCTCGCCGCGCGCCACGGTCAGGTCGACGCCGGCCACCGCGGCGGTCTCCCGGCGCTCGCGGCGGAACCGGCCCTTCTTGACCGAGACGGTGAAGGTCTTGCTGAGGTCGCGGGCCTCGATGACTGTCATGATCCGGTACTCCGATAGTGGCGGACGCCGGTGCGCCAGACCAGGCCGGCGACGAGCGCGGCCGGGACACAGACCAGCGGGGCGGCCCATCCGGCCCAGGCGGGCAGGCCGAGCGGGTCGGCGCGGCCGAGCAGGGCCAGCGCCGGTTGGTAGGCGACGAACGCGAAGCCGAGGCCGTACGCGAAGACGCGCCGGAACCAGCCGTCGTAGACCGTGACGGGGTAGCTGGTGAAGTCGCGCCCGCCGTAGGTGAACGCGTTGCCGACCTCGCCGGACTCGATCCACCAGAACGCCACGGACGCGGTACCGACGAAGATCGCGCCGAAGAACACCGCGCCGGCGAGCGGGGCGACGAGCGCGAACGCCACGCGGGCCGGCGTCCAGTCGACGTCCGCCCGGAGGAGCGCGACCGCCAGCACGGCGGCGGCGAACAGGAACCGGGACACCTTGCGCAGCGGCAGGTCCATGGCGAGCAACTGACCGAGCGGGCCGAGCGGGCGGACCAGTACCGCGTCCATCAGGCCGGTCCGCACGTACAGCCGGATTCGCTCGATGTTGCCGACCGTGAGGTCGGCCAGGTTGAACGCGCACAGCCCGAGCCCGGCCATCACCAGCGACTCCTCCAGCCGGAACCCGCCGACCAGGTCCGTGACCGTGAACAGCACGATCACCGTGGCCACGTCCAGCACGGTGGCGGACACGTTGGTGGCCAGGTCGATCGCGAAGGACATCCGGTACGAGGCCTGCGCGCGGGCCTGCGCGCGCAGCAGGTGCAGGTGCCCGCCGAGCCGGGCGCGGAACTCACCCACCCTGGATCACCAGCCGCCGCTCGGCCCGGCGCTGCACCACCCGGCAGAGCAGCAGCATGATCGCCGCCCAGAGTCCCTGGAGCGCGACGATGCCGAACTGGACAGGCGTGGCGTCCCGCTCCACCAGCACGTCCAGCGGCGCCTGGAACAGGCTGGGCAGCGGCGTGAGCAGCCAGAGCGAGAGCAGCGCGGGCTCCGGCAGGAAGCGCAGCGGGAAGTAGAGGCCGGCCACCACGCCGGAGCCGAGCGTCCAGAGCGAGATCGGGCCGCGCACGTCGAGCAGCCAGTAGGCGGTGCAGTTGACCAGGAACCGGCAGCAGAACGTGATCACCACGGCGAGCACGACGGAGACGGCGAACAGCGGCGGCGTGTGCCACCGAACCGGAAGATAGAGGTCGAAGAAGAGCATGCCGACGAGTACGGGTGGTACGCACCGGGTCAGCACCGCGTGCCAGGCCCGGCCCAGGTCGGCGGCGAGCATGCTGTGCACCGGGTCGATCGGGCGCAGCAGATCGCTGACCACCTCGCCGGTGCGGATGCGGTCGGCCAGCTCGGGCGGGCCCCAGAGCAGCACCACCGCCAGCAGTCCCTGGGCGACCCAGACGAACGTGGCCAGTTGCTCCGGCGTGTAGCCGCCGACCACCGCGCCACCGGCGACGGCCAGGAAGAGGTAGCAGCGGAGGAAGCCGAAGATCGTGTTGGTGAACGTTCCGGCGACCGTGGCCTGACGATAGGTGGCGTAGCGACGAAACCCTGATACCGCGATAATCCAGAATGTCGTGATTTGTCCGACGAATTTTTGATGCGGGATGGTGCGCACGGTGGCGTCGAACAAGCCCACGCCGTTACCCTCCTTTCCGCGGACTCCGCTGCGCCGAGCCGGGTGACTCTACCCGGGGTTCACGGCTGCCCAGCGATAGATTTCCCATGAGGTGAGCCGGCGTGAATATGCGACGCCCGTCAGCGTTTCCGCTGGCACGCGTCACAGTCCGCCGCCGCCTGGCACAACGAGATGGGGTGAACCGTGGCGCCGGAACGTAAGGACCGTCGCGGTTCACAGCTGCCCGCCTGGGCGGTGGAGATCACCGACGAGTGGATGGAGGTCCCCGGGGGGCAGAAGTACCCGGGCGACCCCGGCCAGACCGTGCAGGCGCGCAGCAGCGCGGTGTACCGCTCGTCCGTACGGCCCGACCCGGACGGTGCCACGCCCGTTCCCCCGCCGATCAACGGACGGCCGTCCCGGCCGGCCTCGGGGCGGGCGCGACCACCGGCGCCGGGACGCCGGGCGGCCGCCAACGGCTTCGACTACGAGGAAGACCACTTCCTGGACGATCCACCGCGCGGGCGCGCGGGTGGGCATGACGTCCGGGTGTACGGCCGTGGGGCGGCCGAGGACGAGGAGCCGCGCGGGCGCGGGCGGGCCGGGGCCGGGCAGCGGGCCGACTTCGACTACGACCCGCGGGCGCGTGATCCGCGGGGGCGGAACGGGCGCGGCGGAGGGCCGCGCGACCTGGATCTCGATCTCGACCTCGACGAGGACGGGTTCGATCCGCGGGACGCCGACCCTCGGCCGCGGCGCGACCCGCGGGACCGCGATCTCGATCCCCGCGACGCCGATCCGCGGGAGCGGGGCGGGCGCGGGGGTGATCCGCGCGAGCGCGGTGGGCGCGGGGGTGATCCGCGCGAGCGTGGCGGGCGCGGTGCCGACCCGCGCGACTTCGACCCGCGCGAGCGGGCCGGCCGCCGGGTGGATCCGCGTGATCTCGACCCGCGTGATCTCGACCCGCGCGATCTCGACCCGCGTGAGCGGGGCGGGCGCGGCGCCGACCCGCGCGATCTCGACCCGCGTGAGCGGGGCGGGCGCGGCGCCGACCCGCGCGACTTCGACCCCCGCGAGCGGGGCGGCCGAGGCGCGGAGCCGCGTGAGCGCGGCGGGCGGGGCATGGACCGGCGTGACCTGGACCCGCGCGACCTGGAGGCACGCGGCCTCGATCCGCGCGGCCTCGATCCGCGCGATCTTGACCCGCGTGAGCGCCGGGCGCGAGGTGTCGATCCCCGCGATCCGGACCCGCGCGACGTGGACCCGCGTGAGCGGAACGGCCGCGGTGGGGCCCCACGTGACCTCGGCCCGCGCGATCGCGGCGGGCGCGATGCCGACCCGCGCGACCTGGACCCGCGCGACCTGGACCCGCGCGACCTGGACCCGCGCAACCTGGACCCGCGCGACCTGGACCCACGCGACCTGGACCCGCGCGACGCCGACCCGCGTGAGCGGAACGGCCGTGGCGGTGACCCGCGCGACTTCGACCCCCGCGAGCGCGGCGGACGCGATCTGGACCCGCGCGAGGCGGACCGGTGGGAGCGGAACGGCCGCGGCGTGGACCCGGACGGTCCGGACCCGCGTGACGTCGACCCGCGGGACCGGCCGCGGCGGGGCGCCGACCCACGGGACGACGCCGATCAGCACGGGCGCGACCCGCGGGACGACCCGCGCGGCCGTGGCCGGGATGGTGGCCGTTACGGCGGTGGGCGGCCCTCGGAGCAGGAGTGGCGGACGGGCGACCCCGGCCGTCCGCGTCGCCCTGCCCGCCGGCCGGACGACGCGCCCGGGGACGTACGCCCGGCCGCGCAGGCCGGCGGGCCCGACCGTGGCCGCCGGCCCGGCTGGGACCAGGCCGCCGACTGGCAGCAGGCCCGCGGCGGCCGGCGCGACGCACCCCGCGGCGACCAGCCGTGGCGCCGCCGCGAGGTGGTGCAGAACTGGGGCGAGCCGCTGCCCGCGGACGCCGACGTCGACGAGCGCGACCTGCCGGCCGCCCGGCGTGACGAGCCGGGCCGTGTCCCGGGGGACCGCCCGGACCAGCAGGGACGTCCACCGGTACGCGATGCCGACCCGGCCCGCCGGGAGCAGCCCGACGACGGGCGCTCCGGTGCCCCTCGGCGGCAGGAGCAGCCGGACCGTCCGGTCGAGCCGGCCGCCGGTGGCGACCAGGCGCGGCGCGGCGAGCGGACCTGGATCAAGCCCGGTCAGCGGGCCGTGCCGGCGCGCGCGGACGAGCCCGTGCGCCGTGCGGAGCCGCCGGCGCCGGTCGTACCGATCCGGCGCGACCAGGACCGCCCGTGGGAGCAGGAGCCCGCGGCCGCGGCGTGGGGCCCGGCGGCCGGAGACGTGCGCGACGAGCCGCGGCCGCCGCGTGCCGAGCCGGAGATGCCGGGCGAGCCCGCACGCCGCGCTGGCGATCCG
It encodes:
- a CDS encoding ABC transporter ATP-binding protein; translation: MTVIEARDLSKTFTVSVKKGRFRRERRETAAVAGVDLTVARGETVGYIGPNGAGKSTTLKMMTGVLMPSGGHVTVCGLVPVRQRIRLALRIGVVFGQRSQLWWDLPLRESFDLLRHVYRVPPGDHAARLARCRAMLELDEFLDTPVRQLSLGQRMRGELTAALLHGPEVLFLDEPTIGLDVVSKQAVRAFLTELGRRGDTTVMLTTHDLADIERLCRRLVVIDHGRVVHDGTLDALHARFDSRRRVVVDLDEPPATPIPVTGADLDDTALDGRRLTYRLTTATAGDLVIQIARAAPVRDISVLEPEIEDVIARLYKNP
- a CDS encoding ABC transporter permease, which encodes MGEFRARLGGHLHLLRAQARAQASYRMSFAIDLATNVSATVLDVATVIVLFTVTDLVGGFRLEESLVMAGLGLCAFNLADLTVGNIERIRLYVRTGLMDAVLVRPLGPLGQLLAMDLPLRKVSRFLFAAAVLAVALLRADVDWTPARVAFALVAPLAGAVFFGAIFVGTASVAFWWIESGEVGNAFTYGGRDFTSYPVTVYDGWFRRVFAYGLGFAFVAYQPALALLGRADPLGLPAWAGWAAPLVCVPAALVAGLVWRTGVRHYRSTGS
- a CDS encoding ABC transporter permease, yielding MGLFDATVRTIPHQKFVGQITTFWIIAVSGFRRYATYRQATVAGTFTNTIFGFLRCYLFLAVAGGAVVGGYTPEQLATFVWVAQGLLAVVLLWGPPELADRIRTGEVVSDLLRPIDPVHSMLAADLGRAWHAVLTRCVPPVLVGMLFFDLYLPVRWHTPPLFAVSVVLAVVITFCCRFLVNCTAYWLLDVRGPISLWTLGSGVVAGLYFPLRFLPEPALLSLWLLTPLPSLFQAPLDVLVERDATPVQFGIVALQGLWAAIMLLLCRVVQRRAERRLVIQGG